CGAGTGCCGCTCAGTCGACGACGTGATCCTGCTGGGCTCTGACGGGCGCTCCTACAGCGTGCAGGCGTCGCAGCTGCCGGGTGGGCGCGGCGACGGCGTACCCGTCACCACGCTCATCGACCTGCAACCCAAGTCGAGGATCGTGGCCATGCTCGCGGGCGCGGCAGACCACCGCTACCTGCTTGCCACCTCCGGCGGCTACGGCTTCATGTGCAAGCTGGGCGACATGAAGGCCAGCAAGAAGGCGGGCAAGGCCTTCATCACGGTCGAGGCCGCCGAGACGGTGCTCGAGCCCGTGCTCTACTACGAGTCTGACGACAACCTGCTGGCCGCCCTCAGCGGCAATGGGCGCATGCTCGTGTTCCCCCTGGTCGAGATGAAGAACCTCAGCGGGGGCGGGCGCGGCGTCATCATCATGGGGCTCGACGACCGCGAAGCGCTCGTCGATGTGCTCGTCATTCGCAGCGGCGTGGTGGTCGAGTCGATGAAGCGCAACAAGGACAAGGTGCAGGAGAACATCTCCGGCGCCACATTGCAGGCCTTCATCGGCAAGCGCGCCCGCAAGGGCCGGCTGGCCTCTGCCAAGTACAAGGCGCAGCGCCTCGTGCCCCTCACCGAAGGGGGCGGCGCCGCGCAGGCGTCGCTTGACAGCATCGGCCCCCCGCCCGTCGAAGAAGGCACGCTTCCGCTGGGAGACTGAGGCCGCTCTCCTACCCGCTATTGCGCAGCAGCTGCGACAGGTGGGCCACAAGGCGCTGCTTGTGGTCGTCAGCCACACCTGTGAAGGCCACGCCGAGCTCGTAGCGGTCTCGTCCCCGCGGCAGGCATCGCACCACCATGCCGCGACAGACCAGGGGCTCGGCGTCGTCGCTCAAGACGACCTCGGCGCGCACCATCGTGTGACGGGGCACCTCCTGCGCCACCAGCAGGAGCGCCCCTCCGACGGCGAGATCGCGCACGCTGACCTCCACCGTCTCCTTCGTGGGGAGCCGCAGCAGGCCGCGCATGTTGGCGGTGAGCCGCGGCGCGCGGCGGTACTCGCGCCCCTCGACGATGCCCACCTCACACTCCTCGAGCAGGAAGCGGGCCACGGCGGCGGCTTGCAGGTCGGTCTCGACGACGAACGACGCGCCCATCTCCCAGCTCAGCCGGTCGCGCACGTACCGGGTCCAGCGAACCGAGGCCAGCGGAGCCGAGAGATCTGTGCCGAACGCTCGTCCGCGAAATGTCTCCATGGGCTTGCGGGCGCAGTACAGCGCCACACGCTCGCCCCGCTTGAGCCGGATTGCCGTCTCGAGGCGCAGCCCCTGCGTGCCGAACTCGACGGCGACGACGGGGACCTGATGGTTGTTGGATCTCACCGCGATGACCGGGACCTTGCGGCGCACCCGCAATGCCCGACGGCGCTCGAGAGACGCCAGCTGCCGATCGGTGATGCCCGCGGCGCTGCGCAGGCGGTTGACCCAGTCCATCCATCCCACGGGTGACGTCCCTCTCCTTGCAGCGGCGCCATCGGCGACGCCGCCCCCCCACGAGTACGACGCGCGGCACGGTGCCTCCTCGCCTGCCCCGTCGAGCAGCGGTGGAGGAGGCGCTCAAGCCCGAAGCGAAGCACCTGTGACGGTCTCCGCCGACGCGCGTAGAGAAAGTCCCCCCTCGGGGTATTCATGGCGGAGATACAAGAAAAACCAGGAGGTGCCTTGTGAAACGGGTTTCCATGCTGGCCGTGCTGCTTGCCGCGGCCCTGGCCCTCGCGCTCTTCGCGCGACCGCACGCGGTGCGGGCCTCTGACCACGACGATGGAGAGACCTCGACCAAGGGTCGCAACGTCAATCTCACCGATCTCTACGTGTTCCGCGAGGTCGATCAGCAGAACCAGATCGACAGCGGAACCCGAACCTTTGGCGGAGCCACCGACCCGAACAAGAACATGGTGTTCATCATGAACACCAACCCGCGGTCGTTGCCCCGTCAGCAGTACTTCTTCAGCCCCAGCCCCACGCGCTACGAGTTCTACGTCAAGCGCGTCGCGGGCACGGCCAACGACTTCGCCAACAAGAGCGACGGCAAGCCCGACATGGTGCTGCGCTTCACGTTTGGCGCCCCCGATTCGAATTCGCAGCAGGCCATCACGCTCACCCGCCTGTTCGCCACCAACGGCGCAGTCGATGAGACGACCGCCACAAGCGTCGACGCGGGCAAGACCACGGCCGCCATCCCGGGCCTGGGCAACACCATCACCCCGGTGAACAACAGCGTCACCGTAGGCAGCGACACCCTCACCGTGTTCGCGGGCCTGCGCGAAGACCCGTTCTTCTTCGACGTGACCCAGTTCTTCCGCGTGCGCGCCGGCGCCCTGGGCAAGGGTCCCGCCGTGGGCTTCCGCTCGGCCGCCTCGGCCCTCGACTTCACCAAGGACTACAACGTGAACGCCATTGCGGTGCGCATGCCGCTGGCCTTCCTCCAGCGCCAGGCAAACGGGCAGGTCAGCACCGACACCGCCTTCGACGTCTGGCAGACCATCTCGGTGCAGCAGTGAGGAGTGTGACAACAATGAATCGCGTTATCCGCAGCCTTTCTGTCGCAGCGTCGACCCTGGGTCTCGCAATCGTTCTCGCCGGGTGCGGCGGGAGCGGCGGGAGCACGGGCACCCAACCGATTCCCACGGGCTCCCTGCCCAACCCGGCGCCGGTCGAGGCGGCCACCACCACCATCGTGCAGGTTGAGCGCCTCGCCCGTCCGGGCATCAATGAGGGCCTGCTCATCACCAACGACTTCCTCAACGCGTTCAACGCCATCGCCCCCACGTCAGACACGGCGGCGCTGAGCACCGCGGTGGGAACCGAGATCGTGGCCACCCTCACGGCCCTCGGCAACAACCAGGCGGCCATCGGCGCCATCGTGAACGCCTTCGTGCCGGACGTGATGCGCATCGACACCACCATCACGTCGGGCTACGCAGGGGGCGTCACGTTCACCGGCGCAGCCTTCACCACGAACATCGCAAGCATCCCCACGGGCGGGCGCCTGATTCTCGATGACGTCATCGACATCACGCTCACCGTGCTGACCCACGCCGCCATCACCACCGACAACGTGTCGTACACGGGCGGCGGCAACGTGGGCCAGGGCCACTCTGCGCTGTCAACCTCCTTCCCCTACCTCCCCACGCCGCACTGAGCCGGCGTCTGGCATCCCCAGCAAAAGAAGAGAGAGGGCCTCGGCCCTCTCTCTTTGCTTGTTCACCCCTGACAGAGCGCCGCTCGCCCTGCGACGTCGCGCAAGAATCACACCGGCAGGCGAACGATTCCCCCGCTCACCAGCGCCTGTGCCGCGATCCCGAGGCCCAGCAGCACCACCACGACATAGGACACAACCGTGAGACGCTGCAGCGCCGCCTTTCCCGGGTAGGCCCGCTCGAGGAGGCGCCCCGCCGTCACGGTGAGCACGCCCAGCGCCATCAGCACCGCCGCGAGACCCGCGCTGAAAGCCACGATGATGAGCAGCCCAAAGGCGAGCTGGTTCATGCCGATGGCGGTGAGGAGCACCGCGAGGGCGTCCGGGCAAGGCACGAGCCCTCCGCTCACCCCCAGCGCGATGAGGCTCCACAGGGTGATTCGCTCGGGCAGCGCGTGGCTGTGGGGCCGGCCGCCATGGCTGTGCATGTGGCCGTCATCGTGCGCATGATGATGGTCGTGACCGTGATGATCGTGGCCGTGGTCGTGAGCGTGATGGTGATGATCGTGATCGTGGCCGTGATCGTGATCGTGGCCGTGACCGTGATCGTGGCCGTGATGGTGGTGATCGTGGCCGTGGTCGTGCGCGTGAAGCAGGCT
The window above is part of the Pseudomonadota bacterium genome. Proteins encoded here:
- a CDS encoding high frequency lysogenization protein HflD; the encoded protein is MVVVALGVAFVLGALHGLSPGHGKTLVGSYLVGSRGTVAQALLLGFVVTVTHTSSVVLLGVLCLTVFQHGVPPQVFPWLGAVSGLLVSAMGIWLLRGVLRQGKSSLRAVVLDAAPSVRLRPVISARVVGAGVLTVKEGRSLLHAHDHGHDHHHHGHDHGHGHDHDHGHDHDHHHHAHDHGHDHHGHDHHHAHDDGHMHSHGGRPHSHALPERITLWSLIALGVSGGLVPCPDALAVLLTAIGMNQLAFGLLIIVAFSAGLAAVLMALGVLTVTAGRLLERAYPGKAALQRLTVVSYVVVVLLGLGIAAQALVSGGIVRLPV
- a CDS encoding DUF4331 domain-containing protein, translated to MLAVLLAAALALALFARPHAVRASDHDDGETSTKGRNVNLTDLYVFREVDQQNQIDSGTRTFGGATDPNKNMVFIMNTNPRSLPRQQYFFSPSPTRYEFYVKRVAGTANDFANKSDGKPDMVLRFTFGAPDSNSQQAITLTRLFATNGAVDETTATSVDAGKTTAAIPGLGNTITPVNNSVTVGSDTLTVFAGLREDPFFFDVTQFFRVRAGALGKGPAVGFRSAASALDFTKDYNVNAIAVRMPLAFLQRQANGQVSTDTAFDVWQTISVQQ
- a CDS encoding PilZ domain-containing protein codes for the protein MDWVNRLRSAAGITDRQLASLERRRALRVRRKVPVIAVRSNNHQVPVVAVEFGTQGLRLETAIRLKRGERVALYCARKPMETFRGRAFGTDLSAPLASVRWTRYVRDRLSWEMGASFVVETDLQAAAVARFLLEECEVGIVEGREYRRAPRLTANMRGLLRLPTKETVEVSVRDLAVGGALLLVAQEVPRHTMVRAEVVLSDDAEPLVCRGMVVRCLPRGRDRYELGVAFTGVADDHKQRLVAHLSQLLRNSG
- a CDS encoding DUF4331 domain-containing protein is translated as MNRVIRSLSVAASTLGLAIVLAGCGGSGGSTGTQPIPTGSLPNPAPVEAATTTIVQVERLARPGINEGLLITNDFLNAFNAIAPTSDTAALSTAVGTEIVATLTALGNNQAAIGAIVNAFVPDVMRIDTTITSGYAGGVTFTGAAFTTNIASIPTGGRLILDDVIDITLTVLTHAAITTDNVSYTGGGNVGQGHSALSTSFPYLPTPH